The DNA segment TGATTCCCTGCTGCTCAAGGAAGCTGTTGTGGAAGGAGATAGTGTTATTCCCCCACTGCGAATTGAAGATGGTGCTGAATCTGCCGAGTCTGATGAAGACAGTGTTGATGATTCTGGTTATGCTAAAGGTGAGAAAGTGGGGATGGTGTGAGCAAAAGCGGTCTAGGTCTGCCTTTCTCTGGGACCTACTGAGTTACTCTCCTGGAGCTTTCATTCTAAGTGTCTCACCTCTGATGAAAGAGTAGCTAATCTCTTTATATGTTGCTGAAAgatagaaaacagaaagataGTAATTAGCTATTATGTTACAATTGCAAACTAAAATCTTTGGTTTATGCAAATTACTGGGCTAATGAAGGTTGGAGGTTTCCATGGGAACTTCCAACATGTGAAAGAACAGGGTGTGATATTTTAGAGCCGAGTTCCAAGCTCTGAGTTGGTTTCTTATGTGGCTGGCTGAGTTGAGCTAATAAGTGAATCAGGAGACTTCCTCATCTCGGGGAACAACATGTAGCTCCATGACACAAGAGTATGAGACCCCAGtaattgtgtgtgtttggtCCTTCCAGTGCCTTGATGAGGTCGCAGGAACAGCCATGCCCTGTTTTACTATTGAGAGCTGGCACAGAGAGAGCCCAAGTGACTTCGCTGAGATTACATGGACAGTGCTGTCCCTGTGCTGGTGCCACAGTTACGTCACAGGGACAAAGTTGTGGTCCTAGAGCTCTTTAGTTTAGCCTAATAGAGATTATTGGATCCTAATAACACAAAATTAGCATTGTGGCCTAGGGGAGCCTCATACCAGAGACATGAGCTGGAGGCACAGGGTAAGTATTACATGCCACTGTGCCAAATTTTACTTTGATGGTGTATGTCAGTCTGTATGACCAtcccagaaggaaggaaaggaagcacTTCTGGATGATTCTGCCTGGAGCTATGAGATGGTATGTGCATTAAATCAAGTGAGATCTCTCATTCAGGTAACTCACTGTGCAGCCTTCGTAAAAGGTGACTGCTTGGTAGGAACCAAGTAAGGCTGGAGGAACTGCTGAATGATTCTAGGGTGAGGGAAGTATATTGCACTGCTTTGTGAAGGCTTTTCATGCTGTGTGGATGCCCCAGATGAAGGTTTGCGTAGcagctttgtttctgtgtttcacTGATTCTTCTCTTCTGTGCCACAGTGATAGACTCAGGAGTTCCAGAGAATGGGGAATGGACTCCTGCGTGCAGTTCCTCTTTTGGTGGCTGGGAAGCCCATACTCGTGGTATTGGCTCCAAACTGCTTGTTCAGATGGGATACGAGTTTGGAAAAGGTAAGAGGAGAAGGTGGTCCTGGTGCTGTGAGAGCCCGACTGCCTTGATGGATCTTAAAGCtagtgaagaaaaacaagattttgGATTAAGCTAAAACTTTTCTCTGCTGAAGGCCCTGTTAGATAAGGTTCAAGCTATGTGATGAATCACAGCTGTGTTCGAAGGCAAGAAGGGATAACTTACTTAATCGAAATACAGGCATATGTGTGCACCAGCCCCTGTGTGGTAATAGCAAAAATTGGAGGCATTTGGAACCATGGTCAAGTTCCTGATTAAAGCCGTGAGAACTGTTGTATGAGATGTTCAAAGGCTTTAGGTACAAGGGAACTGATCTATGAAGCTTCTGATGTCTGTGTTAAAGCATCTCCTGGTTCTAGACGCAGACTTCAAAGCCTGCTGAACTAGCTTCTCACTACACAAATTGTATTGAGCCTTGGGGGCTTTAGGAGGGCAGTCTGCTACTTACATTTGTCTCTAGTTCTCCCAGAGGAACCAAACCAGTTTTAAGAAGAACCTggcttgagaagctgagaaTGTGAGGCTGAACCTAGTTTCACAGAAACCGGCCTGATGGGTGGCCTCGGCCTTTTTGTCATATATCTTGTGCTGCAGAAGGCTCCTGTCGTAGCATCTGCATCCACCATGCTGCGGCCTTTGCTGCTCCCCTTGACTTGGATGGTAGTTACAGCTTTTTGTACCTCAAAGGCCTGTTTACTTGTTCTAAGCTTGCAGTTGTCAGCATGAGCTTGTGGTGGGAGGTGACTTGAGAGGGGATGTCTTCGCTCGCAGTAATCGCTTGGTGTCTCTCCTCAGGGTTAGGGAAGAATTCTGAGGGCCGAGTGGAGCCGGTGCAGGCTGTGGTACTTCCTAGAGGGAAGTCCCTTGACCAGTGTGCTGAGGTgcttcagaagaagaaacagggGAAGCTAGACCCAGGCAAATCAAGGAAATGCCGAGCAAAGGGAAACAGCTCTGGACAGTCCCCTGCGGGCAGCCGTAAGCCTCCCCGCAACGTGTTTGACTTTTTGAATGAGAAATTGCGAGGGAAGAGCACTGgggagaaggctggagggatgGCACTGCCAGAGAGGAACAGCAAAGAGATCTACCATGCTAGCAAGAGCACCAAGAAGGCCCTGAGTGTCCGCCTCTTCCAGACAATGGAGAAGATTGAACAAACGCAGCGGGATATCAGAGGAATCCAGCAGGCCCTGGCACGCAACATTGGACGGTAGGAAAACATTCTCTTTGGGACTGCAGGATGAACTGAGAATTCGTGGCACTTCTGGGAAGGGGTGGGCTTGAAATGAGGTGTAGGAGGAACAAGTGAAACATACCTGGATAAGACCtaagggaaagaggaggagagagaccTTAGTGTGTGCTTCAGAGCAGCTTGGACACTGGCAGATGTGTCTGGGGTCCTTTGGCTGGAATTCAGCTATGACAAAGAGAGGAGCTCTCTGAGGAAAGGTACTGGAGttctttccttctcatgccCATCTCTGCAGTGTTGTTGTTGAGCATCACAGGAGGACATTTTCTAGCCCCGATTGTGCTGAGCATCAGGTTCTTCCTGGCTTTCAGCAGGTCACTTGCACTAATCCCGCAGGAAAGGGCAAACCCTCCTGGGATGATGACATGCCTTTGATCTTATCATGCAGGATGACATTGCCATaatgctttttgctttcaggCACAGCATTGCTACAGCTCAGCTGGAGGAGAAGCTGGCTAATGCGCACAaacagctggggcagctgcaggCCCAGGAAGCCAGTCTGCAGCgggagcagaagaaagcagacaCACATAAGAAAATGACTGAGTTCTAGTGTCTGAGAAAGGCGTTTGACTGCAGTGATTGTCCTTCTAGCCAGCCCCGGTGCTTGTGGCCTCAGAGCCTGGGTGAGCTATCCTGCTCCTCTGGGCTTCAGGCTGCCCAGCCTGAAAACTGggctgaaaagcagcagtttctaAAACTAGATGCTTCTGAGCTCTgctgggagggggaggagtACACATCCGTCCAGCCCTGCAAGCCTTCAGTAAGCCTGAGCCTTGTACAAGGACTAGCTACAAGAAATACGATTCTCTGCTCTCTTGCACACTTCTTTCCTCTGTTATCACTACGGTAGCACCTCCATCCAGAGTCTGTAGCTACTCGGGGGG comes from the Haliaeetus albicilla chromosome 2, bHalAlb1.1, whole genome shotgun sequence genome and includes:
- the ZGPAT gene encoding zinc finger CCCH-type with G patch domain-containing protein: MDEESLEAAIQTYNAQLQQVELALGAGLDPSQQSDLIQLQEDLKQLIELTESSLVSVKKSKLLATLDTNASSSSPVGLPEQDTNPDSSAQDEEYAAFKEAIAELGTDEKPSANDDGVSSKRNEETDDRSESKYSEEEEESDREEEEELSGMKVKAPYYSSWGTLEYHNAMIVGTEDLEDGSAGVRVLYLYPTHKSLKPCPFFLDDKCRFKENCRFSHGQVVSVEELQPFQEPNLSTLEVGSACLAKHSDGIWYTAKITDIDSGYYTVKFDSLLLKEAVVEGDSVIPPLRIEDGAESAESDEDSVDDSGYAKVIDSGVPENGEWTPACSSSFGGWEAHTRGIGSKLLVQMGYEFGKGLGKNSEGRVEPVQAVVLPRGKSLDQCAEVLQKKKQGKLDPGKSRKCRAKGNSSGQSPAGSRKPPRNVFDFLNEKLRGKSTGEKAGGMALPERNSKEIYHASKSTKKALSVRLFQTMEKIEQTQRDIRGIQQALARNIGRHSIATAQLEEKLANAHKQLGQLQAQEASLQREQKKADTHKKMTEF